Proteins co-encoded in one Rhizobium lusitanum genomic window:
- a CDS encoding type II toxin-antitoxin system RelE/ParE family toxin: protein MPSNALSIEWGEDALNDVNEMVNFISEFNPPAAKALVDQIEKSVDRLPTFPFSYRTGRVAGTREMPVGKHIVIYSVSETEVLVLRVLHSAQQWP, encoded by the coding sequence ATGCCCAGTAATGCCCTCTCGATTGAGTGGGGTGAAGATGCCCTGAATGACGTCAATGAAATGGTGAATTTCATTAGTGAATTTAATCCGCCGGCTGCGAAGGCTCTGGTTGATCAAATTGAGAAAAGCGTCGATCGCCTGCCGACTTTCCCTTTCAGCTACAGGACCGGTCGTGTCGCCGGGACCCGTGAAATGCCGGTTGGGAAGCATATTGTAATCTATTCTGTGAGCGAGACTGAAGTCCTTGTTCTTCGGGTACTGCACTCCGCTCAGCAGTGGCCCTAA
- a CDS encoding glucosaminidase domain-containing protein: MLKYPLAFFFMTLSLTLSFCVETAFAQNAADENDPKWECYAPAPGHPTDAERVAFVDKASKIAVDLEKSYGVPAPAITAMAAVESGYGWTRIAVFANNFFGWKGEEGAGSAYHLKCQPLDTDPNAFYVKFNSLEASMSAVAERLAKGRNYQKDTARYQADLKEGIDPALAARLWIDAIAPRYNGKPWLYRSTLKRVMNDPISPADFINPKLNLYRLAPPPVKGENRYAHIVDSIAYKTVIKLAKRDLAPGARTMDNCIDGGGSIQKDYPEYEGYPVKRCIYQITSPNVLKGLVYTLHPTAEQVAAWTAFACIRADASDQSACATRLFRTGSSETEGLYESNNAQFPVSGNVIEIGSAGGCTKATVNNNIFFRHGVTVKLKALPSVCSTQAFSISDQEQYSKSAVERYRFVARVSALKLQEYSDFTGKSPTGDEWARINQLSYLTGLDDGVNALLNIQAERLFGSKR; encoded by the coding sequence ATGTTGAAATATCCATTAGCATTTTTCTTCATGACGCTCTCTTTAACTTTGTCATTCTGTGTAGAGACGGCGTTTGCTCAAAATGCAGCCGATGAAAATGATCCGAAATGGGAATGCTATGCTCCTGCTCCAGGACATCCTACTGATGCTGAACGAGTGGCATTTGTAGACAAGGCGTCCAAAATCGCTGTTGATCTGGAAAAAAGCTATGGCGTTCCAGCACCGGCGATCACTGCGATGGCTGCGGTCGAATCTGGCTACGGTTGGACAAGGATAGCTGTGTTCGCCAACAACTTTTTCGGCTGGAAGGGTGAAGAGGGCGCGGGCAGCGCATATCATCTTAAATGCCAGCCGTTAGACACTGATCCCAACGCGTTTTATGTGAAGTTCAATTCTCTTGAAGCCTCAATGTCCGCCGTTGCCGAACGGTTAGCGAAGGGCAGAAATTACCAGAAAGACACCGCTCGCTATCAGGCGGATCTCAAGGAAGGGATCGATCCGGCTCTCGCAGCCAGACTTTGGATTGACGCAATAGCGCCACGTTACAACGGCAAGCCTTGGCTGTATCGCAGCACGCTTAAACGGGTCATGAATGATCCAATTTCGCCTGCGGATTTCATCAATCCTAAGCTTAACTTGTATCGGCTCGCACCCCCGCCGGTGAAGGGCGAGAATCGTTATGCACATATAGTCGACAGTATCGCGTATAAAACAGTAATTAAACTTGCCAAACGGGATCTTGCTCCTGGCGCGCGCACTATGGACAATTGCATTGATGGTGGTGGAAGCATTCAGAAAGACTACCCCGAGTATGAAGGCTATCCGGTCAAGCGGTGTATTTACCAGATCACAAGCCCCAACGTGCTGAAAGGCCTTGTATACACCCTCCATCCTACGGCAGAACAGGTTGCAGCATGGACAGCTTTTGCATGTATTCGGGCCGATGCTTCAGATCAGTCCGCGTGTGCCACGCGACTTTTTCGAACCGGGAGCTCTGAAACTGAAGGGCTTTATGAAAGTAACAACGCTCAGTTTCCTGTTTCGGGGAACGTGATTGAGATTGGTAGCGCGGGGGGCTGCACCAAAGCGACAGTGAACAACAACATTTTTTTCAGGCATGGTGTTACAGTTAAGCTGAAAGCGCTGCCCTCGGTCTGTTCAACTCAAGCGTTTTCTATTTCTGATCAGGAGCAGTACTCAAAATCGGCGGTGGAAAGATACAGATTCGTCGCACGGGTATCCGCTTTAAAGCTACAAGAATATAGCGATTTCACCGGCAAGTCTCCCACGGGTGATGAATGGGCACGGATCAACCAATTATCTTATCTCACTGGCCTGGACGACGGTGTCAACGCATTGCTCAACATTCAAGCAGAGCGGCTTTTCGGGAGTAAGCGTTGA
- a CDS encoding GH25 family lysozyme translates to MASTISAAIVGSNVSASADDNGIDLSDDLSRGQIFKDFVVLPWLAENGGENQTLSIPAVFQFPQDVTYDCTLDAQKVCRTDTSKPRTKPMLFGVDISHYTAPSFSFSELRDKKVRFVQMKASQGLRYRDANFAAFWKRAAQFQGDQAVFRGAYHFLTADGDGKQQAEWFLSELERAGGTVNGDMAPGVDLEWDVYKSTGKADHWEGKGANFILDTVHACMERLTKATGKNPILYTGKSWFSAKTVPIDRFKELEKYPLWVFDYNPQRKLDEKPLLPDNSSKAAIWQFSDSARALGAYDGTLDSSVFYGSEGDFKNAFGIS, encoded by the coding sequence ATGGCTTCGACTATTTCCGCGGCCATTGTTGGATCAAATGTCTCTGCTTCTGCAGATGATAATGGCATCGACCTCAGCGATGATCTTTCACGAGGGCAGATATTCAAAGATTTTGTTGTCTTGCCGTGGCTAGCTGAGAACGGAGGGGAAAATCAAACACTATCAATTCCCGCGGTATTTCAGTTCCCGCAAGATGTAACTTATGACTGCACCCTCGACGCACAGAAGGTCTGTAGGACGGACACATCGAAGCCTCGCACAAAGCCGATGCTGTTTGGAGTGGACATAAGCCACTACACTGCCCCCTCTTTTTCATTTAGCGAACTGAGGGACAAGAAGGTTCGGTTCGTGCAAATGAAAGCCAGCCAAGGGCTTAGGTACCGAGATGCTAACTTCGCTGCATTCTGGAAGCGAGCCGCCCAGTTCCAGGGAGACCAGGCAGTTTTCCGGGGGGCTTATCACTTTCTGACGGCAGACGGGGATGGAAAGCAGCAGGCTGAATGGTTTCTTAGCGAACTTGAACGCGCCGGGGGTACGGTAAATGGTGATATGGCGCCAGGTGTCGATCTCGAATGGGATGTCTACAAGAGCACCGGCAAGGCAGATCATTGGGAGGGAAAAGGCGCCAATTTTATCCTCGATACGGTCCATGCGTGTATGGAGCGATTGACAAAAGCCACGGGGAAAAACCCAATCTTGTACACTGGGAAATCCTGGTTCTCCGCAAAAACGGTTCCAATTGATCGCTTCAAGGAGTTGGAAAAATATCCTCTTTGGGTTTTCGATTACAACCCGCAAAGGAAGCTTGACGAGAAACCGCTTCTGCCGGACAATTCCTCGAAGGCAGCCATCTGGCAATTTTCGGATTCAGCACGTGCCTTGGGAGCGTACGACGGAACACTCGATTCGTCGGTATTTTATGGCAGTGAGGGCGACTTCAAAAATGCCTTCGGAATCTCGTAA
- a CDS encoding type II toxin-antitoxin system RelB/DinJ family antitoxin has product MSTQTSMLHVRIDDRLKQNASEVLANFGLTISDAVRILLTRIEKEGALPVGLTTDPEAYDEWFRSKVREAMGDTRPRVPHAKAMAAIRANLEEKTK; this is encoded by the coding sequence ATGAGCACTCAAACTTCAATGCTGCACGTTCGTATCGACGATCGGCTAAAGCAAAATGCTTCAGAGGTCCTGGCAAACTTTGGCCTCACAATCTCAGACGCTGTAAGGATTCTTCTTACCCGAATTGAGAAGGAAGGCGCTCTTCCTGTAGGCCTAACGACCGATCCTGAAGCTTATGATGAGTGGTTTCGCAGCAAAGTCAGAGAAGCCATGGGGGATACTCGTCCAAGAGTACCACACGCTAAGGCTATGGCAGCGATCAGAGCCAATCTCGAAGAAAAAACAAAATAA
- a CDS encoding LGFP repeat-containing protein → MTNPNETTNLGWHHSAASSLQTQRTSYIHAVSQLFEPGDPHLNSQAAVHRVGDTVSVAASGALVSLISLQQAVDAITQKAASLGLSNANVESAVEGVTGGYIGRFSDMDIYYSVETGAHEVHGDIRAKYNVLGGPGGLLGLPVTDEEPTPDLIGRFNHFTGGSIYWTQHTGPMSVRGQIKDLWATMGFEKSELGYPVTDQYRMKTASPNDPVIEWCQFENGMIASDRTEARVAPFATIDPNTLQSVVWKMIDTRFHDSPDNVGLHPDTSIQGVSEWHYGFWVSVPRAIGFRLHGFRDNGGAPDTDYFINLWLRFELAWSTNNFAEPIDKSVVASLDWLRVTSDGFDVSGGAVINGVTQGLHDAFFSAPGSGDHPEVLAGSLYVGNLPTHAEPRRGNIDLIGIGVSKAGEFQVFVNPLRPTDAPGISDYGILRSIGAQTELNLLVSKLLA, encoded by the coding sequence ATGACAAACCCCAATGAAACTACCAATCTCGGATGGCACCACAGTGCAGCTTCATCCCTGCAAACTCAGAGAACGAGCTACATTCATGCTGTGTCTCAGCTATTTGAGCCCGGCGATCCCCACTTGAACAGTCAAGCAGCCGTTCACCGCGTCGGCGATACGGTGTCAGTAGCGGCCTCAGGAGCACTGGTTTCGCTTATTTCTCTCCAACAAGCGGTGGATGCCATTACTCAGAAAGCGGCAAGTCTCGGGCTATCCAATGCCAATGTAGAAAGCGCTGTGGAGGGTGTTACGGGTGGCTATATCGGTCGATTTTCGGATATGGATATCTACTATTCCGTCGAAACCGGAGCCCATGAAGTTCATGGCGATATCCGAGCAAAATACAATGTGCTTGGTGGTCCCGGCGGTCTTCTCGGGTTGCCCGTAACCGACGAAGAACCAACACCGGACCTAATCGGACGCTTCAATCACTTTACCGGCGGATCCATCTATTGGACGCAACATACAGGCCCCATGTCAGTTCGTGGCCAGATCAAAGATCTTTGGGCAACGATGGGTTTTGAAAAAAGCGAACTTGGTTACCCCGTCACGGATCAATATCGAATGAAGACTGCGTCACCAAATGACCCAGTCATTGAATGGTGCCAGTTTGAAAACGGAATGATTGCATCCGATCGCACCGAAGCCCGCGTCGCGCCCTTTGCTACAATCGACCCTAATACTCTTCAATCGGTCGTATGGAAGATGATTGATACCAGATTTCATGATTCACCAGATAATGTAGGCCTTCATCCCGATACGAGCATTCAAGGCGTCAGCGAATGGCACTACGGCTTTTGGGTTTCTGTCCCGCGGGCAATTGGCTTTCGTCTACACGGCTTTCGCGATAACGGCGGCGCTCCCGATACTGACTACTTCATAAATCTTTGGCTGCGATTTGAACTTGCATGGAGCACCAACAACTTTGCTGAACCTATCGACAAATCAGTTGTAGCCTCGCTGGATTGGTTGCGAGTGACCTCTGATGGTTTCGATGTGTCCGGCGGCGCTGTGATCAACGGTGTAACACAGGGCTTGCACGATGCATTCTTCTCTGCCCCAGGAAGTGGTGATCATCCTGAAGTGCTTGCCGGGTCACTGTATGTCGGCAACTTGCCGACGCACGCAGAGCCAAGGCGCGGCAATATAGATTTGATTGGAATCGGAGTATCGAAGGCAGGCGAGTTTCAGGTGTTTGTGAATCCATTGCGCCCGACTGACGCGCCAGGCATATCTGATTATGGAATACTGCGCAGCATTGGGGCTCAAACAGAGCTGAATCTTCTAGTCAGTAAACTTCTCGCTTAA
- a CDS encoding glycoside hydrolase family 25 protein, with amino-acid sequence MDPPQGKWHPFFQDLISTVDHWSAATSQLPADDTASAVVSFAQFTPKLREIIDRINEEHQSARNPEKPDEPYPPFVMDTVSYEGQRKAAFRFIVPAKVTAANGLDIGNVTLTGSAVVGRPNVTVVHTPEYYSVRGIDLSHASGDVDFQKLKSSGVKFAYLKATQGTKFKDARFGGYLKDATASGLPAGAYHFFDYCEGPDQQFQAIIENVPKSIDLPIAVDLEWKVIAAGGFVEPTDCNSNEVIRENFRSLLQKLTIYYGKMPVITTASAFVKAYPIIDDSFGIYPLWIMDYSKSRVAQGTPSLPIHTPWTFWQYTDHGTFDGIPGKTFDVSVFFGSDQEFRDFASGTQNVALQAALPSFLPAANAAVKAITEPAAAAIHEIFHF; translated from the coding sequence ATGGATCCTCCCCAAGGAAAGTGGCACCCTTTTTTTCAAGATTTGATCTCAACAGTCGACCACTGGTCAGCAGCAACTAGTCAGCTACCAGCAGATGATACCGCCTCGGCCGTTGTTAGTTTCGCACAATTCACACCCAAACTTCGCGAAATCATCGACAGAATTAATGAGGAGCATCAATCCGCTCGCAATCCAGAGAAACCTGACGAGCCTTATCCACCATTCGTAATGGATACAGTCTCTTACGAAGGGCAGAGGAAAGCCGCTTTTCGCTTCATAGTTCCGGCCAAAGTCACTGCTGCAAATGGCCTTGATATCGGGAATGTTACCTTGACTGGTAGCGCGGTAGTAGGCCGACCGAACGTCACTGTCGTCCACACGCCAGAGTATTATTCGGTACGGGGCATAGATTTATCCCATGCTTCGGGCGATGTCGATTTTCAGAAACTCAAATCCTCAGGAGTAAAGTTTGCATATCTTAAAGCTACGCAAGGAACAAAATTTAAGGATGCCCGCTTCGGCGGATATTTGAAAGATGCAACAGCAAGTGGGCTACCAGCAGGCGCTTATCACTTTTTTGACTATTGCGAGGGACCGGATCAACAATTTCAAGCAATTATAGAAAACGTACCAAAAAGTATTGATCTTCCTATTGCGGTCGATTTGGAATGGAAGGTCATAGCGGCAGGAGGCTTTGTGGAGCCAACAGACTGTAATAGCAACGAGGTGATCCGGGAAAATTTTCGTAGCCTGCTTCAGAAGCTCACGATATACTACGGAAAGATGCCGGTCATTACTACGGCCTCGGCTTTTGTAAAAGCCTATCCAATCATAGATGATAGTTTCGGAATTTATCCACTGTGGATAATGGACTACAGCAAGAGTAGAGTAGCACAAGGAACACCCTCTCTGCCCATTCATACTCCTTGGACGTTTTGGCAATACACGGACCATGGTACGTTTGATGGTATTCCCGGAAAGACATTCGATGTGAGCGTCTTCTTTGGTTCCGACCAAGAATTTCGTGACTTTGCGTCGGGAACGCAAAATGTTGCCCTCCAAGCAGCTCTACCGTCGTTCTTGCCAGCCGCGAACGCGGCAGTAAAAGCCATCACAGAGCCAGCGGCTGCCGCCATTCACGAGATATTTCACTTTTAG